A stretch of DNA from Bacillus sp. Marseille-Q1617:
AATAGCCCTGCAATTTACAAGGGAGGGGGCGAAGCTTGCCGTGTGTGCACGAAATCAAGCTCCTTTGAAAGAAGTGGAAAGGGAAATCCGTGCATAGGAGCTTCAATTAATTATTAACCGCATCAGCCTGCAAGCCCAAACACTTCTATAAGACCGCACACAAAAAGCGCACTTACCTAAAAGTGCGCTTTTCAACGTATTAACTCAACACCGCTGACCCAGTTTCAATCAAACCAATTGCGGCTTGCGTGTCTCAGCTGCTGCAAGTCCTGCTTTATTCAGAAAGTTCCACGGCTGATTGAAGTGAGGCTGGAAGAAGAAGTCGACAAAGCCGAGTTCTTCTATCGTCATGCCAGTCTGAATGCAGACGCTGAGTGTATTAATGGATTGGGTGACATCCGCTTTTGACAGTACCTGCGCGCCAATAATTTTACGGCTTTCAGGCAGGTAGCTGACTTTAAACAGCACATCTTCCGCTGTCGGCATAAATTCAGGACGGTGCTTTTCGGAGATTGTGACACTTTTCACATGAATATCCATCGCTTGTGCACTCGTTTCAGTTAAGCCTGTTGATGCCATATTCAGGTCATAAATATGCAGACCTGAAGTTCCCTGTGTACCAACATTCTTCATGACCGGTTCAGTGAGATTGCGTGCAACGAGTGTACCCATTCTGACTGCATTAGTTGCAAGTGGGATATAGGCAGCCTGACCTGTCGGATTGTATTTCACTGCACAACAGTCACCGGCTGCAAGGATGTCAGGGTCGCTTGTGCGCATATAATCATCAACTGTAATTGCCCCGTTTGGCAACATGTCTACTTTTCCTTTTAAGAGCTCTGTGTTTGGGCGGAAGCCGACACACATAATCACAATGTCAGTCTTAACGCGTCCTTGATTCGTTACAACAGCTTCAACAGACATTTCACCTTCAAAACGAGTAACAGTTTCGCCGAGTCGCAGTTCAACGCCGCGGTCAATGAATGCCTGCTCTACCTGATCTGTAAATTCCTGATCAAGATATTTATTCAGAATACGGTCCACACCGTCAATCAGCGTTACTTTTTTCCCTGCCTGCTGGAATGCTTCTACAAGCTCAACGCCAATATAACCTGCGCCGACAATCGTAACGTGCTTAGCGTCACGTGATTTTTCAATGATTGTATTTGCCTGATTGAAGTTCTTTGCTAACAGGACGTTATCAAGCTTAATGCCGTCGATTGGCGGGATGATTGGCCATGAACCGGTTGACATGACGAGCTTATCGTAGCTGTCATTGACTTCTTCACCAGTGACCAGATTCAACGCTTTGATCTGCTTCTGTGCAGTATCGATTTCCTGCACGGTGTGCTTCATTTTCATTGTAATGCCGAGATTTATCAGCTGTTCAGGTGAGCTGTAGAAAAGTCCCTGCGGATCTTCAACTACACCGCCCACATATAATGCTAAACCACATGAAAGAAAGGACACATTATCGTTTTTCTCATAGACTGTAATGTCTGCTTCAGGATACATATTTGCTATATTTGTTACAGCTGCTGTTCCAGCGTGAGTACTTCCGATTACTGCTATTTTCATGGGAAATTCCTCCTAAGTTTCAATTGTGAAATGTTTCACAAATACTGTTCGACTTAAGTATACGACGGTTTGGAATGGAATACAAGTGTTTTGTTCAGTATTTCACAAACAACTATATCTTTATCCGGCCTCCGTAAATAAGGGGCCGGGGGTGAATAATTGATGCGTCTCACCCGGGACGGAGGAAGCCGGTACTCTTATAGAATCATTACAAAAATGAATCACTGAGCTTCAGTCCCCGCTTCGCCGCCTCCACTCAATTAACTCGTCACTACCCGCAGCCCGACAACCGCTACTACAATCAGTGTTAAAAAGAAAATACGCTTGCGGTCTGCAGGGTCCCCATAAAATATCATACCTACGACAACGCCGCCGATTGTACCCATACCGGTCCAGACGGCGTAGGCCACGCCAAGCGGAATGCTGGTCATGGCGAATGAGAGGAGATTGAGGCTTGCTATAAAGCCGCCGATCAGAAAGATAAATCCGCTGATTTTTTTACCTGTTGCAATCCGCTGCATGCCGTTTACACCAAGCACTTCACAAAATCCCGCTATAATTAATGCAATCCAGCTCATGATTTCTGCGCCTCCTTCCCATTCGCATCCGTGACAAATTTCAGGCCGATTACGCCTACAAGCAGCATGACTACAAAGAACACCACACCTGCATTGATGCCAGCCTCAAAGAAGATCATATCCACGATCACAGTACCCAATGTGCCAAGCCCGACAAAGACTGCGTAGACAGTTGCTGTCGGCAGGCGTGTTGAAGCCATCAGCAGTCCTGTGAAGCTCACGAGAATCGCTGCGATTGTCAGCGTCCACGTCAATCCGTCATGCGCATATTTCAAGCCGGTCGCCCAGCCGATTTCAAAGAGTGCCGCAACTGCTGTGATAAACCACCACAT
This window harbors:
- a CDS encoding multidrug efflux SMR transporter; its protein translation is MSWIALIIAGFCEVLGVNGMQRIATGKKISGFIFLIGGFIASLNLLSFAMTSIPLGVAYAVWTGMGTIGGVVVGMIFYGDPADRKRIFFLTLIVVAVVGLRVVTS
- a CDS encoding FAD-dependent oxidoreductase, producing the protein MKIAVIGSTHAGTAAVTNIANMYPEADITVYEKNDNVSFLSCGLALYVGGVVEDPQGLFYSSPEQLINLGITMKMKHTVQEIDTAQKQIKALNLVTGEEVNDSYDKLVMSTGSWPIIPPIDGIKLDNVLLAKNFNQANTIIEKSRDAKHVTIVGAGYIGVELVEAFQQAGKKVTLIDGVDRILNKYLDQEFTDQVEQAFIDRGVELRLGETVTRFEGEMSVEAVVTNQGRVKTDIVIMCVGFRPNTELLKGKVDMLPNGAITVDDYMRTSDPDILAAGDCCAVKYNPTGQAAYIPLATNAVRMGTLVARNLTEPVMKNVGTQGTSGLHIYDLNMASTGLTETSAQAMDIHVKSVTISEKHRPEFMPTAEDVLFKVSYLPESRKIIGAQVLSKADVTQSINTLSVCIQTGMTIEELGFVDFFFQPHFNQPWNFLNKAGLAAAETRKPQLV
- a CDS encoding multidrug efflux SMR transporter, with product MWWFITAVAALFEIGWATGLKYAHDGLTWTLTIAAILVSFTGLLMASTRLPTATVYAVFVGLGTLGTVIVDMIFFEAGINAGVVFFVVMLLVGVIGLKFVTDANGKEAQKS